A portion of the Canis lupus baileyi chromosome 38, mCanLup2.hap1, whole genome shotgun sequence genome contains these proteins:
- the FAM72A gene encoding protein FAM72A isoform X3: MSTSTCSFKDRCVSILCCKFCKQVLSSRGMKAVLLADTEIDLFSTDIPPTNAVDFIGRCYFTEICKCKLKDIACLKWCELPTLGQPARDRGEHR, translated from the exons ATGTCTACCAGCACCTGTAGCTTCAAGGACCGGTGCGTGTCCATCCTGTGCTGCAAATTCTGTAAACAAGTGCTCAGCTCTAGGGGCATGAAGGCTGTGCTGCTGGCTGATACCGAAATAGACCTTTTCTCTACAGACATCCCTCCTACCAA CGCAGTGGACTTCATTGGAAGATGTTATTTCACTGAAATCTGCAAATGTAAACTGAAGGACATCGCAtgtttaaaatg GTGTGAACTTCCTACTTTGGGGCAACCTGCCAGAGATAGAGGAGAGCACAGATGA
- the FAM72A gene encoding protein FAM72A isoform X2, translated as MSTSTCSFKDRCVSILCCKFCKQVLSSRGMKAVLLADTEIDLFSTDIPPTNAVDFIGRCYFTEICKCKLKDIACLKCGNIVGYHVIVPCCSCLLSCNNGHFWMFHSQAVYDINRLDSTGVNFLLWGNLPEIEESTDEDTLDISAEECIR; from the exons ATGTCTACCAGCACCTGTAGCTTCAAGGACCGGTGCGTGTCCATCCTGTGCTGCAAATTCTGTAAACAAGTGCTCAGCTCTAGGGGCATGAAGGCTGTGCTGCTGGCTGATACCGAAATAGACCTTTTCTCTACAGACATCCCTCCTACCAA CGCAGTGGACTTCATTGGAAGATGTTATTTCACTGAAATCTGCAAATGTAAACTGAAGGACATCGCAtgtttaaaatg TGGGAACATTGTAGGTTATCATGTGATTGTTCCATGTTGTTCCTGCCTTCTTTCCTGCAACAATGGGCACTTCTGGATGTTTCACAGCCAGGCAGTTTATGATATCAACAGACTAGACTCTACTG GTGTGAACTTCCTACTTTGGGGCAACCTGCCAGAGATAGAGGAGAGCACAGATGAAGACACATTAGATATCTCAGCAGAGGAATGTATTCGATGA
- the FAM72A gene encoding protein FAM72A isoform X1 produces the protein MSTSTCSFKDRCVSILCCKFCKQVLSSRGMKAVLLADTEIDLFSTDIPPTNAVDFIGRCYFTEICKCKLKDIACLKCGNIVGYHVIVPCCSCLLSCNNGHFWMFHSQAVYDINRLDSTGHLFSLSIHFAQQIKLTFSGIFLVETKVDRTNLKNSTIQV, from the exons ATGTCTACCAGCACCTGTAGCTTCAAGGACCGGTGCGTGTCCATCCTGTGCTGCAAATTCTGTAAACAAGTGCTCAGCTCTAGGGGCATGAAGGCTGTGCTGCTGGCTGATACCGAAATAGACCTTTTCTCTACAGACATCCCTCCTACCAA CGCAGTGGACTTCATTGGAAGATGTTATTTCACTGAAATCTGCAAATGTAAACTGAAGGACATCGCAtgtttaaaatg TGGGAACATTGTAGGTTATCATGTGATTGTTCCATGTTGTTCCTGCCTTCTTTCCTGCAACAATGGGCACTTCTGGATGTTTCACAGCCAGGCAGTTTATGATATCAACAGACTAGACTCTACTG GACACCTGTTTTCTCTGTCTATCCATTTTGCACAACAGATCAAGCTGACTTTTAGTGGGATTTTTTTAGTGGAAACTAAAGTTGACAGAACAAATTTAAAGAACTCAACAATCCAG GTGTGA